A single window of Culicoides brevitarsis isolate CSIRO-B50_1 chromosome 3, AGI_CSIRO_Cbre_v1, whole genome shotgun sequence DNA harbors:
- the LOC134833064 gene encoding coronin-7 isoform X1, translating into MAWRFKASKYKNAAPIVPKPEQCIRDIVVGSYTTYGNNIAASAAFMAFNWDHAGSSLAVLPLDDCGRKSKTMPLLHGHADTVTDLEFSPFHDGLLATGSQDCLVKIWHIPEKGLETSLTNPECTFTHKQRRVERVGFHPTADCLLYSTSAGVINLWDLTEQKEIFSHNQHPEVIQAVSWKADGTLLTTTCKDKMIRVIDPRAQESIVHTADSHQSIKDSRIVWLGHQNRILTTGFDAARLRQVIIRDLRNFNVPEKTLELDCSTGILMPLYDPDTNMLFLAGKGDTTIGYMEVTDKDPHLIEGIRHSGEQTKGACLVPKRALRVMEGEVNRVLQLTSNSVIPIMYQVPRKTYRDFHADLYPDTVGYKSELIPSQWMNGINMAVPKMCLDPAKRDLGDQPIVVLRGNLNELVKNINNKFSKVNSTPSTNENIVKPSFVPIKEKIKVTNNRIEAERNEFELKFKEVTCKPEKSPLLEMCDLKMSKNKDDDGSQEEKVDDEKNCSDYHENGHSSSNNDSLEEEDKGSDSPPSSETESNENMRQIAPPKPLPRTSRTNSLAESNSMEEVVVSPTQRPLPKPRTTAYKPRLGPKPFSSGNSTEFSFDKVFSVPQVPGGEVGEMKELEKPDLIPVERPTYFDEPSPKNEENILGKDSTTPEEESEETVEMRHKTDDEIFKRPTTAERRKPTHDEANEMFEKNDSGDSSIDSTDDKGTFDRQTNQRSSIAERRRMYEKKSQSVMEDKPVSPALKRRDSLKSRGEIKEEEPKRLSNVPEFLRKASDLTRDDISKRTTTNGTKKHEPLATPSKRTSTVFGRVSKFRHLKGTPGHKSTHIENIRNISRQIPGECDGFHANFERVAVPLSGAGGKIAIFELNKPGKLPDGVIPSLVNGSSIMDFQWDPFNSRRLAVACDDGMVKLWTIPEGGLAEPTNEPFQEFVAHSDKIYSIKYHPVAKNVCLTASYDMTVKIWDLETLTSNITLKGHTDQIFSSAWSPCGVYLATVCKDSRVRIFDPRKTDLPISEGPGPVGTRGARLTWALEGEYLVVTGFDKVSERQISLYHTKDLSAPVTTTGLDVAPAILIPYYDEDSSTLFVTGKGDSTIYAFEITDEVPYICPLSHHRCTGLHQGLSFLPKNQCDVTIVEFAKAFRLTNNAVEPLSFTVPRIKSELFQDDLFPPTRVTWLPTLSSSDWFMGKDKRVPRISLQPEGMDSLSSQQPNLGQNNKAQKDPSSNGCHPSVNRLWDKDSIKNKQQDIKNSVSARMEVNYRLEQDNMEGVDSQEWEE; encoded by the exons ATGGCGTGGAGATTTAAGGCATCCAAATATAAGAATGCAGCTCCGATTGTACCAAAGCCAGAGCAATGTATCCGAGATATTGTCGTTGGATCTTACACGACATACGGCAATAATATCGCAGCTTCAGCAGCATTTATGGCGTTCAATTGGGATCATGCCG GATCCAGTCTGGCAGTCTTGCCCTTAGATGATTGTGGTCGTAAAAGCAAGACAATGCCCTTATTGCATGGTCATGCGGATACCGTCACCGATCTCGAGTTCTCACCTTTTCACGATGGTTTGTTGGCCACCGGTTCACAAGATTGTCTTGTGAAAATTTGGCATATTCCTGAAAAGGGTCTTGAAACTTCCTTGACGAATCCCGAATGTACATTTACACATAAGCAACGGCGTGTTGAGCGAGTGGGTTTCCATCCAACCGCTGATTGTCTTCTGTACTCTACATCCGCCGGTGTGATAAATTTGTGGGATTTGACGGagcaaaaggaaattttttcgcaTAACCAGCATCCAGAAGTGATCCAAGCTGTCAGTTGGAAAGCCGATGGAACTCTGTTAACAACAACATGCAAAGATAAAATGATACGTGTGATTGATCCAAGAGCGCAAGAATCAATTGTTCATACAGCAGACAGTCATCAAAGTATCAAGGACTCGCGCATTGTGTGGCTTGGTCATCAGAACCGTATTTTAACCACTGGATTTGATGCAGCCCGCTTAAGACAAGTTATAATTAGGGACTTGCGTAATTTCAACGTTCCAGAAAAGACATTGGAATTGGATTGTTCTACAGGAATTTTGATGCCACTTTATGATCCGGATACAAATATGTTATTCCTCGCCGGAAAGGGTGACACAACGATCGGTTACATGGAGGTAACCGACAAAGATCCTCATCTAATTGAAGGCATCCGGCATTCGGGTGAACAGACAAAAGGGGCATGCTTGGTACCTAAGCGAGCACTGAGAGTCATGGAAGGCGAGGTTAATCGTGTTTTGCAGTTAACTTCCAATTCTGTCATTCCAATCATGTATCAAGTTCCGAGAAAAACCTATCGCGATTTCCATGCTGATTTGTATCCTGATACAGTCGGATACAAAAGTGAACTTATTCCTAGTCAATGGATGAATGGTATTAACATGGCGGTACCCAAAATGTGCCTCGATCCCGCAAAACGAGATCTTGGAGACCAACCAATCGTG GTTTTACGTGgtaatttaaatgaacttgtaaaaaatatcaataacaaATTTAGTAAAGTAAACTCTACTCCATCTACGAACGAAAATATCGTCAAACCATCGTTTGTAcctatcaaagaaaaaattaaagtaaccAACAATCGCATCGAGGCTGAGCGGAATGAGTTTGagttgaaatttaaagaagtAACATGCAAACCTGAAAAATCACCATTATTGGAGATGTGTGatttaaaaatgtcgaaaaataaaGATGATGACGGATCTCAAGAAGAAAAGGTtgatgatgagaaaaattgttcTGATTATCATGAAAATGGCCATTCCAGTTCAAACAACGATTCTTTAGAAGAAGAAGATAAGGGATCAGATTCACCACCATCCAGCGAAACAGAATCTAATGAGAATATGAGACAAATTGCTCCGCCAAAACCACTTCCAAGGACCTCTCGAACGAACTCTTTGGCAGAGTCAAACAGCATGGAAGAAGTTGTCGTCTCTCCAACACAAAGACCATTACCAAAACCACGTACTACAGCATATAAG cCACGTCTTGGTCCGAAACCGTTTAGCTCCGGAAACTCAACAGAATTTTCATTCGATAAAGTTTTCTCTGTACCACAAGTTCCAGGAGGAGAAGTTGGTGAAATGAAAGAGTTGGAAAAACCAGATTTGATCCCAGTTGAACGTCCCACATATTTTGATGAACCGTCAcccaaaaatgaggaaaatatACTAGGTAAAGACTCTACTACGCCAGAAGAAGAATCAGAAGAAACTGTAGAAATGCGACACAAAACGGACgatgaaatattcaaaagacCAACTACAGCAGAACGCCGtaag CCAACGCATGATGAGGCTAATGAG atGTTCGAAAAGAATGATTCTGGTGATTCTTCAATTGATAGTACGGATGATAAAGGTACTTTTGACCGCCAAACCAACCAAAGAAGCAGCATTGCTGAACGTCGTCGGATGTATGAAAAGAAATCACAGAGCGTAATGGAAGACAAACCAGTCTCCCCAGCCCTCAA ACGTCGTGACTCATTGAAAAGTCGTGGAGAAATTAAGGAGGAAGAACCTAAAAGGTTATCAAACGTTCCAGAATTTCTTCGAAAAGCCAGTGACTTGACAAGGGATGACATTTCCAAACGAACAACTACCAATGGCACCAAAAAACACGAGCCTTTGGCTACTCCATCGAAACGCACATCAACTGTTTTTGGGAGAGTTTCAAAGTTCCGTCACTTGAAAGGAACTCCCGGTCATAAATCTACACACATTGAAAACATCCGAAATATTTCACGACAAATACCAGGAGAGTGTGATGGATTTCATGCCAATTTCGAAAGAGTTGCAGTACCCCTGTCTGGAGCTGGAGGTAAAATTGccatttttgagttaaataaGCCAGGCAAATTGCCTGATGGAGTTATTCCATCTCTCGTCAATGGAAGCAGTATCATGGATTTCCAATGGGATCCATTCAATAGTCGAAGATTGGCAGTTGCTTGCGATGATGGCATGGTGAAACTTTGGACGATTCCGGAAGGTGGTCTTGCTGAACCTACCAACGAACCTTTCCAGGAATTTGTCGCACATTCAGATAAAATTTACAGCATAAAATATCATCCTGTTGCGAAAAACGTTTGTCTCACTGCAAGTTATGATATGACAGTTAAAATATGGGATTTGGAGACCTTAACCTCTAATATTACTCTAAAGGGCCACACAGATCAAATCTTTAGTAGCGCTTGGAGTCCTTGTGGTGTTTATCTGGCCACTGTTTGCAAAGACAGCCGAGTTCGAATTTTCGACCCTCGAAAGACAGATTTGCCCATATCTGAAGGACcag gtCCAGTCGGTACACGAGGTGCTCGATTAACGTGGGCTCTAGAAGGAGAATATTTGGTTGTAACGGGATTCGATAAAGTATCTGAACGTCAAATCAGTTTGTATCACACGAAAGATTTATCAGCACCAGTAACTACGACCGGCTTAGATGTTGCACCTGCTATTCTAATACCTTATTATGATGAGGATAGTTCTACGTTATTTGTAACCGGAAAAGGAGATTCCACCATTTATGCGTTTGAAATAACGGATGAAGTGCCATACATTTGTCCATTGTCACATCATAGGTGCACCGGTTTACATCAAGGACTTTCCTTTTTACCAAAGAATCAGTGTGATGTCACGATTGTTGAGTTCGCCAAAGCATTCCGCTTGACAAATAATGCAGTAGAACCACTAAGTTTTACGGTACCTCGTATTAAGAGTGAATTATTCCAGGATGACTTGTTCCCACCCACAAGAGTAACATGGTTGCCAACTCTGAGCTCGAGTGATTGGTTTATGGGCAAAGACAAACGTGTACCACGCATTAGCTTGCAACCAGAGGGAATGGATAGCTTGTCCTCTCAGCAGCCAAATTTAGGTCAAAATAATAAGGCACAAAAGGATCCATCGTCCAATGGATGTCATCCATCTGTGAATCGTCTTTGGGACAAAGATTCCATCAAAAATAAGCAACAAGAT attaaaaactCTGTTTCAGCAAGAATGGAAGTAAATTACCGTCTTGAACAAGATAATATGGAAGGTGTTGACTCTCAAGAATGggaggaataa
- the LOC134833064 gene encoding coronin-7 isoform X3: protein MAWRFKASKYKNAAPIVPKPEQCIRDIVVGSYTTYGNNIAASAAFMAFNWDHAGSSLAVLPLDDCGRKSKTMPLLHGHADTVTDLEFSPFHDGLLATGSQDCLVKIWHIPEKGLETSLTNPECTFTHKQRRVERVGFHPTADCLLYSTSAGVINLWDLTEQKEIFSHNQHPEVIQAVSWKADGTLLTTTCKDKMIRVIDPRAQESIVHTADSHQSIKDSRIVWLGHQNRILTTGFDAARLRQVIIRDLRNFNVPEKTLELDCSTGILMPLYDPDTNMLFLAGKGDTTIGYMEVTDKDPHLIEGIRHSGEQTKGACLVPKRALRVMEGEVNRVLQLTSNSVIPIMYQVPRKTYRDFHADLYPDTVGYKSELIPSQWMNGINMAVPKMCLDPAKRDLGDQPIVPRLGPKPFSSGNSTEFSFDKVFSVPQVPGGEVGEMKELEKPDLIPVERPTYFDEPSPKNEENILGKDSTTPEEESEETVEMRHKTDDEIFKRPTTAERRKPTHDEANEMFEKNDSGDSSIDSTDDKGTFDRQTNQRSSIAERRRMYEKKSQSVMEDKPVSPALKRRDSLKSRGEIKEEEPKRLSNVPEFLRKASDLTRDDISKRTTTNGTKKHEPLATPSKRTSTVFGRVSKFRHLKGTPGHKSTHIENIRNISRQIPGECDGFHANFERVAVPLSGAGGKIAIFELNKPGKLPDGVIPSLVNGSSIMDFQWDPFNSRRLAVACDDGMVKLWTIPEGGLAEPTNEPFQEFVAHSDKIYSIKYHPVAKNVCLTASYDMTVKIWDLETLTSNITLKGHTDQIFSSAWSPCGVYLATVCKDSRVRIFDPRKTDLPISEGPGPVGTRGARLTWALEGEYLVVTGFDKVSERQISLYHTKDLSAPVTTTGLDVAPAILIPYYDEDSSTLFVTGKGDSTIYAFEITDEVPYICPLSHHRCTGLHQGLSFLPKNQCDVTIVEFAKAFRLTNNAVEPLSFTVPRIKSELFQDDLFPPTRVTWLPTLSSSDWFMGKDKRVPRISLQPEGMDSLSSQQPNLGQNNKAQKDPSSNGCHPSVNRLWDKDSIKNKQQDIKNSVSARMEVNYRLEQDNMEGVDSQEWEE from the exons ATGGCGTGGAGATTTAAGGCATCCAAATATAAGAATGCAGCTCCGATTGTACCAAAGCCAGAGCAATGTATCCGAGATATTGTCGTTGGATCTTACACGACATACGGCAATAATATCGCAGCTTCAGCAGCATTTATGGCGTTCAATTGGGATCATGCCG GATCCAGTCTGGCAGTCTTGCCCTTAGATGATTGTGGTCGTAAAAGCAAGACAATGCCCTTATTGCATGGTCATGCGGATACCGTCACCGATCTCGAGTTCTCACCTTTTCACGATGGTTTGTTGGCCACCGGTTCACAAGATTGTCTTGTGAAAATTTGGCATATTCCTGAAAAGGGTCTTGAAACTTCCTTGACGAATCCCGAATGTACATTTACACATAAGCAACGGCGTGTTGAGCGAGTGGGTTTCCATCCAACCGCTGATTGTCTTCTGTACTCTACATCCGCCGGTGTGATAAATTTGTGGGATTTGACGGagcaaaaggaaattttttcgcaTAACCAGCATCCAGAAGTGATCCAAGCTGTCAGTTGGAAAGCCGATGGAACTCTGTTAACAACAACATGCAAAGATAAAATGATACGTGTGATTGATCCAAGAGCGCAAGAATCAATTGTTCATACAGCAGACAGTCATCAAAGTATCAAGGACTCGCGCATTGTGTGGCTTGGTCATCAGAACCGTATTTTAACCACTGGATTTGATGCAGCCCGCTTAAGACAAGTTATAATTAGGGACTTGCGTAATTTCAACGTTCCAGAAAAGACATTGGAATTGGATTGTTCTACAGGAATTTTGATGCCACTTTATGATCCGGATACAAATATGTTATTCCTCGCCGGAAAGGGTGACACAACGATCGGTTACATGGAGGTAACCGACAAAGATCCTCATCTAATTGAAGGCATCCGGCATTCGGGTGAACAGACAAAAGGGGCATGCTTGGTACCTAAGCGAGCACTGAGAGTCATGGAAGGCGAGGTTAATCGTGTTTTGCAGTTAACTTCCAATTCTGTCATTCCAATCATGTATCAAGTTCCGAGAAAAACCTATCGCGATTTCCATGCTGATTTGTATCCTGATACAGTCGGATACAAAAGTGAACTTATTCCTAGTCAATGGATGAATGGTATTAACATGGCGGTACCCAAAATGTGCCTCGATCCCGCAAAACGAGATCTTGGAGACCAACCAATCGTG cCACGTCTTGGTCCGAAACCGTTTAGCTCCGGAAACTCAACAGAATTTTCATTCGATAAAGTTTTCTCTGTACCACAAGTTCCAGGAGGAGAAGTTGGTGAAATGAAAGAGTTGGAAAAACCAGATTTGATCCCAGTTGAACGTCCCACATATTTTGATGAACCGTCAcccaaaaatgaggaaaatatACTAGGTAAAGACTCTACTACGCCAGAAGAAGAATCAGAAGAAACTGTAGAAATGCGACACAAAACGGACgatgaaatattcaaaagacCAACTACAGCAGAACGCCGtaag CCAACGCATGATGAGGCTAATGAG atGTTCGAAAAGAATGATTCTGGTGATTCTTCAATTGATAGTACGGATGATAAAGGTACTTTTGACCGCCAAACCAACCAAAGAAGCAGCATTGCTGAACGTCGTCGGATGTATGAAAAGAAATCACAGAGCGTAATGGAAGACAAACCAGTCTCCCCAGCCCTCAA ACGTCGTGACTCATTGAAAAGTCGTGGAGAAATTAAGGAGGAAGAACCTAAAAGGTTATCAAACGTTCCAGAATTTCTTCGAAAAGCCAGTGACTTGACAAGGGATGACATTTCCAAACGAACAACTACCAATGGCACCAAAAAACACGAGCCTTTGGCTACTCCATCGAAACGCACATCAACTGTTTTTGGGAGAGTTTCAAAGTTCCGTCACTTGAAAGGAACTCCCGGTCATAAATCTACACACATTGAAAACATCCGAAATATTTCACGACAAATACCAGGAGAGTGTGATGGATTTCATGCCAATTTCGAAAGAGTTGCAGTACCCCTGTCTGGAGCTGGAGGTAAAATTGccatttttgagttaaataaGCCAGGCAAATTGCCTGATGGAGTTATTCCATCTCTCGTCAATGGAAGCAGTATCATGGATTTCCAATGGGATCCATTCAATAGTCGAAGATTGGCAGTTGCTTGCGATGATGGCATGGTGAAACTTTGGACGATTCCGGAAGGTGGTCTTGCTGAACCTACCAACGAACCTTTCCAGGAATTTGTCGCACATTCAGATAAAATTTACAGCATAAAATATCATCCTGTTGCGAAAAACGTTTGTCTCACTGCAAGTTATGATATGACAGTTAAAATATGGGATTTGGAGACCTTAACCTCTAATATTACTCTAAAGGGCCACACAGATCAAATCTTTAGTAGCGCTTGGAGTCCTTGTGGTGTTTATCTGGCCACTGTTTGCAAAGACAGCCGAGTTCGAATTTTCGACCCTCGAAAGACAGATTTGCCCATATCTGAAGGACcag gtCCAGTCGGTACACGAGGTGCTCGATTAACGTGGGCTCTAGAAGGAGAATATTTGGTTGTAACGGGATTCGATAAAGTATCTGAACGTCAAATCAGTTTGTATCACACGAAAGATTTATCAGCACCAGTAACTACGACCGGCTTAGATGTTGCACCTGCTATTCTAATACCTTATTATGATGAGGATAGTTCTACGTTATTTGTAACCGGAAAAGGAGATTCCACCATTTATGCGTTTGAAATAACGGATGAAGTGCCATACATTTGTCCATTGTCACATCATAGGTGCACCGGTTTACATCAAGGACTTTCCTTTTTACCAAAGAATCAGTGTGATGTCACGATTGTTGAGTTCGCCAAAGCATTCCGCTTGACAAATAATGCAGTAGAACCACTAAGTTTTACGGTACCTCGTATTAAGAGTGAATTATTCCAGGATGACTTGTTCCCACCCACAAGAGTAACATGGTTGCCAACTCTGAGCTCGAGTGATTGGTTTATGGGCAAAGACAAACGTGTACCACGCATTAGCTTGCAACCAGAGGGAATGGATAGCTTGTCCTCTCAGCAGCCAAATTTAGGTCAAAATAATAAGGCACAAAAGGATCCATCGTCCAATGGATGTCATCCATCTGTGAATCGTCTTTGGGACAAAGATTCCATCAAAAATAAGCAACAAGAT attaaaaactCTGTTTCAGCAAGAATGGAAGTAAATTACCGTCTTGAACAAGATAATATGGAAGGTGTTGACTCTCAAGAATGggaggaataa
- the LOC134833064 gene encoding coronin-7 isoform X2: MAWRFKASKYKNAAPIVPKPEQCIRDIVVGSYTTYGNNIAASAAFMAFNWDHAGSSLAVLPLDDCGRKSKTMPLLHGHADTVTDLEFSPFHDGLLATGSQDCLVKIWHIPEKGLETSLTNPECTFTHKQRRVERVGFHPTADCLLYSTSAGVINLWDLTEQKEIFSHNQHPEVIQAVSWKADGTLLTTTCKDKMIRVIDPRAQESIVHTADSHQSIKDSRIVWLGHQNRILTTGFDAARLRQVIIRDLRNFNVPEKTLELDCSTGILMPLYDPDTNMLFLAGKGDTTIGYMEVTDKDPHLIEGIRHSGEQTKGACLVPKRALRVMEGEVNRVLQLTSNSVIPIMYQVPRKTYRDFHADLYPDTVGYKSELIPSQWMNGINMAVPKMCLDPAKRDLGDQPIVVLRGNLNELVKNINNKFSKVNSTPSTNENIVKPSFVPIKEKIKVTNNRIEAERNEFELKFKEVTCKPEKSPLLEMCDLKMSKNKDDDGSQEEKVDDEKNCSDYHENGHSSSNNDSLEEEDKGSDSPPSSETESNENMRQIAPPKPLPRTSRTNSLAESNSMEEVVVSPTQRPLPKPRTTAYKPRLGPKPFSSGNSTEFSFDKVFSVPQVPGGEVGEMKELEKPDLIPVERPTYFDEPSPKNEENILGKDSTTPEEESEETVEMRHKTDDEIFKRPTTAERRKMFEKNDSGDSSIDSTDDKGTFDRQTNQRSSIAERRRMYEKKSQSVMEDKPVSPALKRRDSLKSRGEIKEEEPKRLSNVPEFLRKASDLTRDDISKRTTTNGTKKHEPLATPSKRTSTVFGRVSKFRHLKGTPGHKSTHIENIRNISRQIPGECDGFHANFERVAVPLSGAGGKIAIFELNKPGKLPDGVIPSLVNGSSIMDFQWDPFNSRRLAVACDDGMVKLWTIPEGGLAEPTNEPFQEFVAHSDKIYSIKYHPVAKNVCLTASYDMTVKIWDLETLTSNITLKGHTDQIFSSAWSPCGVYLATVCKDSRVRIFDPRKTDLPISEGPGPVGTRGARLTWALEGEYLVVTGFDKVSERQISLYHTKDLSAPVTTTGLDVAPAILIPYYDEDSSTLFVTGKGDSTIYAFEITDEVPYICPLSHHRCTGLHQGLSFLPKNQCDVTIVEFAKAFRLTNNAVEPLSFTVPRIKSELFQDDLFPPTRVTWLPTLSSSDWFMGKDKRVPRISLQPEGMDSLSSQQPNLGQNNKAQKDPSSNGCHPSVNRLWDKDSIKNKQQDIKNSVSARMEVNYRLEQDNMEGVDSQEWEE, from the exons ATGGCGTGGAGATTTAAGGCATCCAAATATAAGAATGCAGCTCCGATTGTACCAAAGCCAGAGCAATGTATCCGAGATATTGTCGTTGGATCTTACACGACATACGGCAATAATATCGCAGCTTCAGCAGCATTTATGGCGTTCAATTGGGATCATGCCG GATCCAGTCTGGCAGTCTTGCCCTTAGATGATTGTGGTCGTAAAAGCAAGACAATGCCCTTATTGCATGGTCATGCGGATACCGTCACCGATCTCGAGTTCTCACCTTTTCACGATGGTTTGTTGGCCACCGGTTCACAAGATTGTCTTGTGAAAATTTGGCATATTCCTGAAAAGGGTCTTGAAACTTCCTTGACGAATCCCGAATGTACATTTACACATAAGCAACGGCGTGTTGAGCGAGTGGGTTTCCATCCAACCGCTGATTGTCTTCTGTACTCTACATCCGCCGGTGTGATAAATTTGTGGGATTTGACGGagcaaaaggaaattttttcgcaTAACCAGCATCCAGAAGTGATCCAAGCTGTCAGTTGGAAAGCCGATGGAACTCTGTTAACAACAACATGCAAAGATAAAATGATACGTGTGATTGATCCAAGAGCGCAAGAATCAATTGTTCATACAGCAGACAGTCATCAAAGTATCAAGGACTCGCGCATTGTGTGGCTTGGTCATCAGAACCGTATTTTAACCACTGGATTTGATGCAGCCCGCTTAAGACAAGTTATAATTAGGGACTTGCGTAATTTCAACGTTCCAGAAAAGACATTGGAATTGGATTGTTCTACAGGAATTTTGATGCCACTTTATGATCCGGATACAAATATGTTATTCCTCGCCGGAAAGGGTGACACAACGATCGGTTACATGGAGGTAACCGACAAAGATCCTCATCTAATTGAAGGCATCCGGCATTCGGGTGAACAGACAAAAGGGGCATGCTTGGTACCTAAGCGAGCACTGAGAGTCATGGAAGGCGAGGTTAATCGTGTTTTGCAGTTAACTTCCAATTCTGTCATTCCAATCATGTATCAAGTTCCGAGAAAAACCTATCGCGATTTCCATGCTGATTTGTATCCTGATACAGTCGGATACAAAAGTGAACTTATTCCTAGTCAATGGATGAATGGTATTAACATGGCGGTACCCAAAATGTGCCTCGATCCCGCAAAACGAGATCTTGGAGACCAACCAATCGTG GTTTTACGTGgtaatttaaatgaacttgtaaaaaatatcaataacaaATTTAGTAAAGTAAACTCTACTCCATCTACGAACGAAAATATCGTCAAACCATCGTTTGTAcctatcaaagaaaaaattaaagtaaccAACAATCGCATCGAGGCTGAGCGGAATGAGTTTGagttgaaatttaaagaagtAACATGCAAACCTGAAAAATCACCATTATTGGAGATGTGTGatttaaaaatgtcgaaaaataaaGATGATGACGGATCTCAAGAAGAAAAGGTtgatgatgagaaaaattgttcTGATTATCATGAAAATGGCCATTCCAGTTCAAACAACGATTCTTTAGAAGAAGAAGATAAGGGATCAGATTCACCACCATCCAGCGAAACAGAATCTAATGAGAATATGAGACAAATTGCTCCGCCAAAACCACTTCCAAGGACCTCTCGAACGAACTCTTTGGCAGAGTCAAACAGCATGGAAGAAGTTGTCGTCTCTCCAACACAAAGACCATTACCAAAACCACGTACTACAGCATATAAG cCACGTCTTGGTCCGAAACCGTTTAGCTCCGGAAACTCAACAGAATTTTCATTCGATAAAGTTTTCTCTGTACCACAAGTTCCAGGAGGAGAAGTTGGTGAAATGAAAGAGTTGGAAAAACCAGATTTGATCCCAGTTGAACGTCCCACATATTTTGATGAACCGTCAcccaaaaatgaggaaaatatACTAGGTAAAGACTCTACTACGCCAGAAGAAGAATCAGAAGAAACTGTAGAAATGCGACACAAAACGGACgatgaaatattcaaaagacCAACTACAGCAGAACGCCGtaag atGTTCGAAAAGAATGATTCTGGTGATTCTTCAATTGATAGTACGGATGATAAAGGTACTTTTGACCGCCAAACCAACCAAAGAAGCAGCATTGCTGAACGTCGTCGGATGTATGAAAAGAAATCACAGAGCGTAATGGAAGACAAACCAGTCTCCCCAGCCCTCAA ACGTCGTGACTCATTGAAAAGTCGTGGAGAAATTAAGGAGGAAGAACCTAAAAGGTTATCAAACGTTCCAGAATTTCTTCGAAAAGCCAGTGACTTGACAAGGGATGACATTTCCAAACGAACAACTACCAATGGCACCAAAAAACACGAGCCTTTGGCTACTCCATCGAAACGCACATCAACTGTTTTTGGGAGAGTTTCAAAGTTCCGTCACTTGAAAGGAACTCCCGGTCATAAATCTACACACATTGAAAACATCCGAAATATTTCACGACAAATACCAGGAGAGTGTGATGGATTTCATGCCAATTTCGAAAGAGTTGCAGTACCCCTGTCTGGAGCTGGAGGTAAAATTGccatttttgagttaaataaGCCAGGCAAATTGCCTGATGGAGTTATTCCATCTCTCGTCAATGGAAGCAGTATCATGGATTTCCAATGGGATCCATTCAATAGTCGAAGATTGGCAGTTGCTTGCGATGATGGCATGGTGAAACTTTGGACGATTCCGGAAGGTGGTCTTGCTGAACCTACCAACGAACCTTTCCAGGAATTTGTCGCACATTCAGATAAAATTTACAGCATAAAATATCATCCTGTTGCGAAAAACGTTTGTCTCACTGCAAGTTATGATATGACAGTTAAAATATGGGATTTGGAGACCTTAACCTCTAATATTACTCTAAAGGGCCACACAGATCAAATCTTTAGTAGCGCTTGGAGTCCTTGTGGTGTTTATCTGGCCACTGTTTGCAAAGACAGCCGAGTTCGAATTTTCGACCCTCGAAAGACAGATTTGCCCATATCTGAAGGACcag gtCCAGTCGGTACACGAGGTGCTCGATTAACGTGGGCTCTAGAAGGAGAATATTTGGTTGTAACGGGATTCGATAAAGTATCTGAACGTCAAATCAGTTTGTATCACACGAAAGATTTATCAGCACCAGTAACTACGACCGGCTTAGATGTTGCACCTGCTATTCTAATACCTTATTATGATGAGGATAGTTCTACGTTATTTGTAACCGGAAAAGGAGATTCCACCATTTATGCGTTTGAAATAACGGATGAAGTGCCATACATTTGTCCATTGTCACATCATAGGTGCACCGGTTTACATCAAGGACTTTCCTTTTTACCAAAGAATCAGTGTGATGTCACGATTGTTGAGTTCGCCAAAGCATTCCGCTTGACAAATAATGCAGTAGAACCACTAAGTTTTACGGTACCTCGTATTAAGAGTGAATTATTCCAGGATGACTTGTTCCCACCCACAAGAGTAACATGGTTGCCAACTCTGAGCTCGAGTGATTGGTTTATGGGCAAAGACAAACGTGTACCACGCATTAGCTTGCAACCAGAGGGAATGGATAGCTTGTCCTCTCAGCAGCCAAATTTAGGTCAAAATAATAAGGCACAAAAGGATCCATCGTCCAATGGATGTCATCCATCTGTGAATCGTCTTTGGGACAAAGATTCCATCAAAAATAAGCAACAAGAT attaaaaactCTGTTTCAGCAAGAATGGAAGTAAATTACCGTCTTGAACAAGATAATATGGAAGGTGTTGACTCTCAAGAATGggaggaataa